Genomic DNA from Caldicellulosiruptor hydrothermalis 108:
CCTGAGAAGGTCAATAACAATGGCGTATGAATCTTTTAAAACCTCATCAATTACCTCTTTGTAGTGTGAAAATGTAATTATCTTCAAGATGACACCTTCTTTCTTGAAAATCATTATTCTATTAATTTGATTAATTTCTGACAATTATCTAAGAAAAATCTCTTGACATTATCCCAGTCAAGTCTAATGAACATCTTGGGCATTGCTTCATCCTCAGCATCATCAAAGTAGCAGAGACTCATAATGATATGATAAAGATTTACCATTTTGTTTGGAAATTTTTGTGGAAGAAGCTTAACAAGCTTCTCTAACTCTATTCCTGATTGGCATATACAGTACAAATCAATAAAATCTTTTTTAGAGCCTCTTGAAGAAATAGCAACTAATTTCATCACACCTATATCTATTTTTGAAGCAATTTTCAAACCTTTTATTTCAGTTGGTATTACAAGACTATCTAATAAAGGATTAGGATAATATAGCCATGTTACCCTAACTCCATCTAAAAGCATATGAAGAGTATCTTTTGCTGAGTACAATATATTTATATCGCCTACTTTTTCCAATTTATATATTATATAGTTGCTTGAAAATTCTATTGGTGAAAAAAGGCGAAGTCCTCTGAAACTCTATGTCCAAGCTGCAAAGCAAGTCCTGTCCCCCCACCTAAGTAACACTCTCCAATTACATCACTTTTTACAATCTTATTTAGAACTTTATATCTTTGATATTCTAAAACATTAAAAAACATCTTAAAGCTAACCTCCATTTTGAAATACCCCTAAAACGGAAACATCCCTTCCATCTTTTTGAAAACCTCAAAACACCTCATTTCATCCTCTTTCAAATCGAAATATAGTTGCCAAAATCTTGCAGGTTTTTTCAAAAGACTTCTGCTATTTTTTACCACATCTTTAATCTCTCCTTTTGAATATGTGCTAAATAGCCACTTTATGCAATCTTGGTCTCCAAAGTTAAGAAGGCGCGTGATGATAAATGCTTTGTGCCTCTGAATGTCTAAATCTTCAAATTCAATATCCCAAAAGAATTTTTTAAACTTTTCGGGTATTTGAGTTTGGCTGTCCATCTTAAAATCATAAGCCCCCAAAAGAGTTTGCTTTAACTTTATATATACCATACTTGAGCAAAAAGATACACATCTTTTTTGAAAACTTTTGAGTAAGAATTGTGGTATAATAAAGATATGAGGGGATATCCAAAAAAGTATAAAAAGAGTTGAGGTAAAATGGTAGGTGTATCATACATTAGCTCAGAGTCTTTGATAAATACTTTTTTGCAGAGCTTGCAAAATTCAATTGATTATACAATAATTTCCCAAGGAAACGTTTTGAACAATTTAAAAAACAACATAACACCTGATAAAGTAGCTATCTTTGAAAAGCAAACACAGCTCCCAAGTTTTGATAGCTACCCGAAAATGTATAGTCCAGAAACCCTGAGCTATAAATCAGGTTCAGAGGTAGTACAAAATAGTTTTGAGCAGATGCCAAACCTGTCCTCACCAAGTACCTTAGTTGAAATAGCAAACCAGCTAAACCTTTTAAATGTAGGAGTTTTGACATCATACCAAACTTTTCAAGAACAAGACATTACTATGCTCTCCAGTAGTTATTTATTTTTGACCAAAGTACTGTCAGCTGATGAACTAAAGAATCTTATGAGCAAAAACATTCCTATTTTGCAAGACATTATGATGTATACTTATAGTCCTCAAAATGGAATTGTACCTTATTTACAGAGCAATTTTTCAACTTCTGTTTTGGATGTGAAGGTATAGGAACAGCGTGAATATATCCATGTGTCTTTTATTTAAAGGGACATTTTAAATTTATTATTTTAGGTTTACACCTCATTTAAAAGTCTTATAATCTCATCTGTACTTAGTACTGCTTCTGCCGCTCCCTTTTCTATGGCGACTCTTGGCATGCCAAAAACTACGCATGATTCTTTGCTTTGCGCAATTGTCAAGGCACCCTGATTTTTCATTTCCAAAAGACCATTTGCTCCATCACAGCCCATTCCAGTCATGATTATGCCTGTTGCATTTTTCCCGTACCATTCAGCTACTGAACTGAATAAAATATCACAAGATGGTTTGTGGCTATTCACCTTTTCGACATTTTCAAGAAGTCTTAAGTAATACTTTCCTAAGATCTTTTCAACAGCAAGATGCACTCCACCTTTTGCTATATAAATTACACCATTTTCAATCTTTTCACCATCTTCGGCTTCTTTTACCTGTCTTTGAGAAAGTTTGCAAAGTCTTTCAGCCAAGGCTTTTGTAAATGCTGGTGGCATGTGCTGAACAACCAATATTGGAATCGAAAAATCTTTCTTAAGATTTGTAAAAATCTTTTCTAAAACAGGGGGACCTCCTGTTGAAATTCCAATTGCTATTACTTTACTTTCTCTAAGCTTATCCACTAAATAATTAGGAGTACCAGCCTTAAGACCCTCAAGATAACTTAAAACTTTAGGTCTGTCTTTCTCTATCTTACTTTTTTTACGGCTAAACTCTCTTCCTGTTAATATCCATCGAACTTTTTCTAACAGTTCTTTTTTGAATCCTTCAAATTCTTCTTTATTTGAGGGTTTTAATATGTAATCAATTGCACCTCTTGCAAGTGCTTCAAGAGTAATCTGGGCACCAGGTTCAGTATAAGCAGAAACCATTACAATTTTTGTTAATGGATTTATCTCCTTTAAATAGCCGATAAGTAAAAGACCATTCATATAAGGCATTTCATAATCAATCAGTGCTAAATCAATGTTAAATAAACCAGCCTTTCTAATAGCTATAAGAGGATTTGTAGCTATAAAAACAACTATATCTTCTTCTAAACCCCTCAATGCTCCTTTTATAACTTCACACATCAGTTCAGAGTCATCAACAATCAAGATTCTTTTCATAGTCTTCTTCACCGTATGTTAAAATTGTTATATAAGTTTTATTGAATCTCCATACATGAGAAATTATACACAAAATTGTTGCAAATATTCAATTAAATTTTTTGCGATTTTTTGAAGGCAAAATAATACAAAAGCTACATACCTGAAAAATCAAAAAGATGATAGATAATTTCTTTGACAACCAAATTCAAAAGGTTTTATAATTAAAATTACTTAAAAAAACACAATGTCAAAGGATTGAGATAAACACATGGTCATTGCAGTTTTAGACGGACAGGGTGCTGGAATTGGAAGGGAATTTATAAAAAGACTAAAAAAAGAATTTGAAGATAAAATAAAAGTTGTTGCGCTTGGAACTAACAAAGTAGCTATGCAGAACATGCTCAAAAGCGGCGCAGATGTAGGATATTGCGGTGAAGATGAAATTGTTTATTTTTTGACAAACTTTGTGCCAGATGCAATTGTTGGTCCAATCGGAATTCTGACCTGTGGTGGAATAAATGGTGAAATTACTGCAAAGATAGCACATTTAGTCTTCAGCCTTGATTGTAAAAAGTACATCATCCCTTTGAATCTTCATGGTATCTTCATTCCCGGCACTGTAAATTTATCTATGAAAGAGATATTTTCTTTGATAATAGATGACATAAAAGAAAGTTTAAAAAAAGAGGATGAGCAAAAGACTCTATCTTCCCCATCCTCTTGAGTAGTCTTCATAGCAGTCAAGACACAAAAATTTGCCATCCAAAATTCTTATTCTGTGCTCTGCTGCTCTCTCTCCACAGTTTTCACATTTCAAAGACCTAAAAATTCGTGCCTTTTCAGGTACTTTGTCTTTTGGCTCTTTGTACTCAAAAATCTCATCTAAAGGCGCATCAAGAATATACTGCAGGTTTTCTTCTCTTGACCTGTTTTCATCAAAACCCTTGAAAACAATTCTAATACCCTGATTTGTATCTCGTCTGAAAAATGTAAATGCCTGTTTGCCCCTGTCTTTGAAAATGAGATTACCTTTGCCAGCAGTACAGCCCAAAATGACTTGAATAGCATCAACACCGCATGCATCATTTTCTGTAATGCAAACTATCTCTTCATCCGAAGAAAACTCAACTCCAAGCTTTTTTGCTGCTGCCTCACATGCCCTAAATCCTATTGCAAGACCTGGGCATATATGACCGTGAAACTGAATAGCCTTTTGCCAAAGAAGGTCTCTGTCTTTTGTCATTTTTTCTAACATCACCTCAACTCCTTCCCATCTTGAGGTTCTAAAATCTTTGATCTAACTTCTTTTGGAATATCAATTCTCTCATAATAAGGCTTTATGTCAATTACAGGCGAGCCATCTATCGCATCAAGCCCTTTTACAACAAGAACATTGCCTTTGCGGTCTATAAGCTCTGCAATGTCAAAAAGAATAGGGTTTGGTCTGTTGGGAGACCTGCATGCAAAAACACCTTTTGGAACATCTGAAAAGGGTGTCTTTGTAATTAAAGTCTCCCTGTTTGATTGATGTCCCCAGTACAAAACTATTAAGTACTTTGCCTCTTCGATATCCTTTAAACCATCAATATAATTTTCAAATATCTCTATATAGCAAACTTCTTCTGAATCCGCACCTTGCCGCGGTGCCTCTTCTTTTGTTTTATACGGGCTGTAAATTATTCCTATTTTTACAAGTTCCATCAGTCCAAAATCTCCCCTTTTAAAAACTAACTTATGCTTAAATAGCAGCTACTATTGGAACAACAAAAATCTCATCACCATGTTTTTCCACTTTTACATCTACGCCATATACTTTTGAAATCATATCAGCTGTTATTATTTCTTTTCCACCTGATGCAAATATCTTTCTGTCTTTTATGAAGATGAACCAATCAGAAAACCTTATTGCCAGATTCAAGTCATGTAAGATTACAACTACTAAAATCTCTTCTTGCCTTGAAAGCTTTTTTAAAATCTTCAAAACCTCTATTTGATTCTTCAAGTCAAGGTTGTTTATTGGCTCATCCAAAAGCAGGACTTTGGGCTCTTGAACAAACGCTCTTGCAATCACTACTTTTTGAAGCTCTCCGCCGCTTATCTCATCTAAGTATCTGAAAGCAAGGTGTTTCAAGCCAAAAATATCAAGTGCCATCTCAACCTTCTCCAAATCTTCTGAAGAAGGAATAAGTCCTGTAAAATGCGGCTTTCTCCCAAGAAGTATTGCCTCATACACTGTTATTCTGTTTGTAGTGTATCTTTGCGGAACATATGCAACATTTTTTGAAAGCTGGTGTAAAGAAAAACTATTTGCGTCCTTGCCGTCTATTAGCACAACTCCACTTTTAGGCTTTAAAAGCCTTGCTATGCATTTTAAAAGTGTAGATTTTCCTGCGCCGTTGTTTCCTAAAATTGACACAAACTCTCCTCTTCTTGCTTCAAAAGAAATCCCACTTAAGACCTGAAAGTCCTTAAAACTAAACTCAAGGTTATCCACCTTCAGCATTTTTCATACCTTCTTTCCGCGGATTAAAAGATACATAAAAAGCGGTGCACCAAGGAAAGATGTCACAGCGCCAACTGGCAGAACGACTGGTGATACAATCAATCTTGCTACTGTGTCTGATAGAAGAAGTAAAAACGCTCCTACAAGACCAGATGCCAAAGTCAAAAACCTCTGGTCATTCCCTATAAACCTTCGTGCTATGTGAGGCGCTACCAAGCATATAAAACCTATAATTCCCAAGAAGGATACAATCACAGATGTTATAAAGCTGCTTACTAAAATCCCAAAAAACCTTGCTTTTTCAACATTCACACCAAGGCTTTTTGCAACATCTTCTCCGCTTGCAATTGCATTGTAGTTCCATGAATTTGCCAAAAAATACAGCCATGCTAAAATTACAAAAACCGCCATAATCTTTACATCATCCCATGTCGCTCTTCCAATATCGCCAAATGTCCAGAACACAAGCGCAGCAATTTTAACATCAGATGCAAAATACTGAATTATAGTTGTTGCTGCAGAAAAAAGAGAGCTCAAGGCAACTCCAGAAAGCACAACTGCCTCTGGTGAAAACCTCTTTATTTGTGCCAAAGCAAGCACTACTGCCGTTGATAACATCGACCCTAAAAAGGCACATGCAACAACCCTTGATGGATGCAAAATGGTAACAGAGTCAGAGGCGGCAGAGGATGCTACCCCGCCGCCCAGCACAATTATTCCAATTGCAGCACCAAACGCAGCACCCTGCGAAATTCCAAGAGTAAAAGGAGAGGCTAAGGGGTTGTGAAAAAGGCTTTGAATTGCAGCTCCTCCAATTGCAAGGCCAATCCCTGCTAAAATTGCTGCAACAACCCTTACAAGTCTTATGTCAAAGACTATAAGAGCTGTTCTTTCATCACTTTTTCCTAAAAAAGCCTTTAAAACATCAGAAAAACTCAAATCTGATGAACCTGACGATATTGCATAGATTGAAAGT
This window encodes:
- a CDS encoding FecCD family ABC transporter permease, whose amino-acid sequence is MAQQMEKQQRLSLQYKKLTFGKLVFLCIVAILTILLSIYAISSGSSDLSFSDVLKAFLGKSDERTALIVFDIRLVRVVAAILAGIGLAIGGAAIQSLFHNPLASPFTLGISQGAAFGAAIGIIVLGGGVASSAASDSVTILHPSRVVACAFLGSMLSTAVVLALAQIKRFSPEAVVLSGVALSSLFSAATTIIQYFASDVKIAALVFWTFGDIGRATWDDVKIMAVFVILAWLYFLANSWNYNAIASGEDVAKSLGVNVEKARFFGILVSSFITSVIVSFLGIIGFICLVAPHIARRFIGNDQRFLTLASGLVGAFLLLLSDTVARLIVSPVVLPVGAVTSFLGAPLFMYLLIRGKKV
- a CDS encoding DUF6922 domain-containing protein, producing the protein MDSQTQIPEKFKKFFWDIEFEDLDIQRHKAFIITRLLNFGDQDCIKWLFSTYSKGEIKDVVKNSRSLLKKPARFWQLYFDLKEDEMRCFEVFKKMEGMFPF
- the cheB gene encoding chemotaxis-specific protein-glutamate methyltransferase CheB, producing the protein MKRILIVDDSELMCEVIKGALRGLEEDIVVFIATNPLIAIRKAGLFNIDLALIDYEMPYMNGLLLIGYLKEINPLTKIVMVSAYTEPGAQITLEALARGAIDYILKPSNKEEFEGFKKELLEKVRWILTGREFSRKKSKIEKDRPKVLSYLEGLKAGTPNYLVDKLRESKVIAIGISTGGPPVLEKIFTNLKKDFSIPILVVQHMPPAFTKALAERLCKLSQRQVKEAEDGEKIENGVIYIAKGGVHLAVEKILGKYYLRLLENVEKVNSHKPSCDILFSSVAEWYGKNATGIIMTGMGCDGANGLLEMKNQGALTIAQSKESCVVFGMPRVAIEKGAAEAVLSTDEIIRLLNEV
- the tsaA gene encoding tRNA (N6-threonylcarbamoyladenosine(37)-N6)-methyltransferase TrmO — translated: MELVKIGIIYSPYKTKEEAPRQGADSEEVCYIEIFENYIDGLKDIEEAKYLIVLYWGHQSNRETLITKTPFSDVPKGVFACRSPNRPNPILFDIAELIDRKGNVLVVKGLDAIDGSPVIDIKPYYERIDIPKEVRSKILEPQDGKELR
- a CDS encoding FmdE family protein, producing MLEKMTKDRDLLWQKAIQFHGHICPGLAIGFRACEAAAKKLGVEFSSDEEIVCITENDACGVDAIQVILGCTAGKGNLIFKDRGKQAFTFFRRDTNQGIRIVFKGFDENRSREENLQYILDAPLDEIFEYKEPKDKVPEKARIFRSLKCENCGERAAEHRIRILDGKFLCLDCYEDYSRGWGR
- a CDS encoding ABC transporter ATP-binding protein → MLKVDNLEFSFKDFQVLSGISFEARRGEFVSILGNNGAGKSTLLKCIARLLKPKSGVVLIDGKDANSFSLHQLSKNVAYVPQRYTTNRITVYEAILLGRKPHFTGLIPSSEDLEKVEMALDIFGLKHLAFRYLDEISGGELQKVVIARAFVQEPKVLLLDEPINNLDLKNQIEVLKILKKLSRQEEILVVVILHDLNLAIRFSDWFIFIKDRKIFASGGKEIITADMISKVYGVDVKVEKHGDEIFVVPIVAAI
- a CDS encoding DUF3842 family protein — translated: MVIAVLDGQGAGIGREFIKRLKKEFEDKIKVVALGTNKVAMQNMLKSGADVGYCGEDEIVYFLTNFVPDAIVGPIGILTCGGINGEITAKIAHLVFSLDCKKYIIPLNLHGIFIPGTVNLSMKEIFSLIIDDIKESLKKEDEQKTLSSPSS
- a CDS encoding nucleotidyl transferase AbiEii/AbiGii toxin family protein, with the protein product MYSAKDTLHMLLDGVRVTWLYYPNPLLDSLVIPTEIKGLKIASKIDIGVMKLVAISSRGSKKDFIDLYCICQSGIELEKLVKLLPQKFPNKMVNLYHIIMSLCYFDDAEDEAMPKMFIRLDWDNVKRFFLDNCQKLIKLIE